One window of Methanothermobacter tenebrarum genomic DNA carries:
- the tuf gene encoding translation elongation factor EF-1 subunit alpha: MAKAKEHINLAFIGHVDHGKSTLVGHLLLQAGVISEQQLAEGEDKFRYVMDRLAEERERGLTIDLAHTKFETKKYEFTIVDCPGHRDFVKNMITGASQADAAVLVVAADDGVMPQTKEHVFLARTLGIDQLIVAINKMDLVDYSEDRYEEVKDEVSELIKTVGYKPKEVPFVAVSAFVGDNITQKSDKTPWYKGPTIVEALDQLKPPEKPVDLPLRIPIQDVYSITGVGTVPVGRVETGVLKTGDNVIFEPPGVGGEVKSIEMHHERIEKAEPGDNIGFNVRGVGKNDIRRGDVAGHPDTPPTVAKQFTAQVVVLQHPGVITVGYTPVFHCHTAQVACTFTELVQKINPATGEVQEENPDYLKTGDAAVVKIQPTKPLVIEKIKDIPHMGRFAIRDMGQTVAAGMCIDLVPAK; encoded by the coding sequence ATGGCTAAAGCAAAAGAACACATAAACTTGGCATTTATTGGACACGTAGACCATGGGAAATCCACACTTGTAGGTCACCTTCTCCTACAAGCAGGAGTCATCAGCGAACAGCAACTAGCTGAAGGAGAAGACAAATTCAGATATGTTATGGATAGACTGGCAGAGGAAAGGGAAAGAGGACTGACAATAGACCTCGCACATACAAAGTTCGAGACAAAAAAATATGAATTCACCATCGTGGATTGTCCAGGACACCGCGACTTCGTTAAGAACATGATAACAGGAGCATCCCAAGCAGATGCTGCTGTGCTGGTCGTGGCAGCAGATGATGGTGTGATGCCACAGACAAAGGAACACGTATTCCTCGCAAGGACGCTCGGCATAGACCAGTTAATCGTCGCAATAAACAAGATGGACCTGGTAGATTACAGTGAAGACAGATACGAGGAAGTTAAAGATGAGGTGAGCGAACTCATCAAGACGGTAGGTTACAAGCCTAAGGAAGTTCCATTCGTCGCAGTCTCAGCATTCGTAGGAGACAACATAACCCAGAAGAGTGATAAAACACCATGGTACAAGGGCCCCACAATAGTCGAGGCATTAGACCAACTAAAACCACCAGAAAAGCCAGTGGACTTACCATTAAGGATACCAATCCAGGACGTGTACTCTATTACAGGAGTGGGCACAGTACCTGTTGGTAGAGTCGAAACAGGAGTCCTAAAGACAGGTGACAATGTCATATTCGAGCCACCAGGTGTGGGTGGTGAAGTCAAATCCATTGAAATGCACCATGAACGTATAGAAAAAGCCGAACCAGGCGACAACATAGGATTTAATGTGAGAGGTGTTGGAAAGAATGATATAAGAAGGGGTGACGTCGCAGGGCACCCTGACACGCCACCAACAGTCGCCAAACAATTCACAGCCCAGGTAGTTGTACTACAACACCCAGGGGTCATAACAGTAGGATACACACCAGTATTCCACTGCCACACAGCCCAGGTCGCATGCACCTTCACAGAACTCGTCCAGAAGATAAACCCAGCAACTGGTGAAGTGCAAGAAGAAAACCCAGACTACCTCAAAACTGGAGACGCTGCCGTGGTCAAGATACAACCAACCAAGCCACTCGTAATAGAAAAGATCAAGGACATCCCACACATGGGAAGATTCGCCATAAGGGACATGGGACAGACAGTCGCAGCTGGAATGTGCATAGACCTAGTACCAGCAAAATAA
- a CDS encoding elongation factor EF-2, producing MSRRAKMISKIKELMYKPDYIRNIGIVAHIDHGKTTLSDNLLAGAGMISAELAGDQLFLDFDEQEQARGITIDAANVSMVHPYNGKEYLINLIDTPGHVDFGGDVTRAMRAVDGAVVVVCAVEGVMPQTETVLRQALKEHVKPVLFINKVDRLINELKLKPEELQERFIKIISQVNKLIKSMAPKEFKEKWQVRVEDGSVAFGSAYYNWAINVPIMQETGITFKDIYQYCKEDRQKELAQKVPLHKVLLGMVVEHLPSPSEAQTYRVPIIWQGDLESEEGQSMLKTDPNGPLAVMVTDVRIDKHAGEVATGRIFGGTIKKGDGIFLVGSHGTSRVQQVGVYMGPERINTDTVPAGNIVAITGARNVVAGETVCDTERKIEAFESLEHISEPVVTVAVEAKNTKDLPKLIEVLRQIAKEDPTVKVEINEETGEHLVSGMGELHLEIIAYRINEKGVEIETSEPIVVYRETVMDTAGPVEGKSPNKHNRFYITIEPLEESVFKAIQEGQIKEGRIKGKEMANKFIEAGLGKEEARRVWDVYEKNLFINMTRGIQYLDEIKELILDGFESAVDNGPIAKEKVMGVKVKLMDAKIHEDAVHRGPAQVLPAVRRAIYAAMMMAEPKILEPIQKVFINVPQEYMGNATREIQNRRGQILDMSQEGDMVTVEAKVPVAEMFGFAGDIRSATEGRCLWSTENAGFEKLPDELQKTIIREIRTRKGLSPEPYGADHYLS from the coding sequence TATCAGACAACCTACTAGCCGGTGCAGGGATGATATCAGCAGAACTAGCAGGCGACCAACTATTCCTAGATTTTGATGAACAAGAACAGGCAAGGGGGATAACCATCGACGCGGCTAACGTATCCATGGTCCACCCTTACAATGGCAAAGAATACCTCATAAACCTTATAGACACCCCAGGACACGTAGACTTTGGAGGGGATGTTACGAGGGCTATGAGAGCCGTTGACGGGGCGGTGGTCGTGGTCTGCGCAGTCGAAGGCGTGATGCCCCAGACAGAAACAGTACTAAGACAAGCCCTCAAAGAACACGTGAAACCTGTACTCTTCATAAACAAGGTAGATCGTCTAATAAACGAACTAAAACTCAAACCAGAAGAACTCCAGGAAAGATTCATAAAGATAATAAGCCAAGTCAACAAGCTAATCAAGAGCATGGCACCCAAAGAATTCAAAGAAAAATGGCAGGTGAGGGTAGAAGACGGGAGCGTGGCCTTCGGATCAGCCTACTACAACTGGGCGATAAACGTCCCTATAATGCAGGAGACTGGCATAACCTTCAAGGACATATACCAATACTGTAAAGAAGACAGGCAAAAAGAACTAGCCCAGAAAGTCCCCCTACACAAGGTACTCCTTGGGATGGTTGTGGAACACCTTCCAAGCCCATCAGAAGCCCAAACCTACAGAGTACCTATAATATGGCAAGGAGACCTGGAAAGTGAAGAAGGCCAGTCAATGCTCAAAACAGACCCTAATGGGCCACTAGCAGTCATGGTAACAGATGTTAGGATAGATAAGCACGCTGGTGAAGTGGCGACTGGCCGTATATTCGGGGGGACCATCAAAAAGGGTGATGGGATATTCCTCGTAGGATCCCATGGAACCTCCAGGGTTCAACAGGTTGGAGTCTACATGGGCCCGGAGAGGATAAACACTGATACTGTCCCGGCTGGTAACATTGTCGCTATAACCGGCGCCAGGAACGTTGTTGCAGGCGAAACTGTATGCGATACCGAGAGGAAGATAGAAGCATTTGAGAGCCTGGAACACATTTCAGAGCCTGTTGTCACAGTAGCTGTTGAAGCGAAGAATACCAAGGATCTTCCAAAACTTATAGAGGTTCTGAGGCAGATAGCGAAAGAAGACCCTACAGTAAAGGTTGAGATAAACGAGGAAACAGGTGAACACCTCGTCTCTGGTATGGGTGAATTACACCTTGAGATAATCGCTTATAGGATAAACGAAAAGGGTGTTGAAATAGAAACTTCAGAGCCCATTGTAGTCTACAGGGAGACTGTCATGGACACCGCAGGACCGGTTGAGGGCAAATCACCCAACAAACATAACAGATTCTATATAACCATAGAACCATTGGAAGAGTCAGTATTCAAGGCCATACAGGAGGGTCAGATCAAAGAGGGTAGGATAAAAGGGAAAGAGATGGCGAATAAATTCATAGAAGCCGGCCTAGGCAAAGAAGAGGCTAGAAGAGTGTGGGATGTGTATGAGAAGAACCTCTTCATAAACATGACCAGGGGTATACAATACCTTGATGAGATAAAAGAACTCATATTAGACGGTTTCGAAAGTGCGGTGGATAATGGTCCAATTGCAAAGGAAAAGGTGATGGGGGTTAAAGTAAAGTTAATGGATGCTAAAATCCACGAGGACGCCGTCCATAGGGGCCCTGCACAGGTTCTCCCAGCGGTTAGGAGGGCTATATACGCGGCTATGATGATGGCCGAGCCCAAGATCCTCGAACCAATACAGAAGGTTTTCATAAACGTCCCCCAAGAGTACATGGGTAATGCTACAAGGGAAATCCAGAACAGGCGCGGTCAAATCCTAGATATGAGCCAAGAGGGTGATATGGTGACGGTGGAGGCTAAGGTTCCAGTGGCTGAAATGTTCGGATTCGCAGGTGACATTAGATCAGCCACAGAGGGTAGATGCCTCTGGTCTACCGAAAATGCAGGATTTGAAAAATTACCAGATGAACTTCAAAAGACGATCATAAGAGAGATAAGAACCAGGAAAGGACTATCACCTGAACCATATGGTGCTGACCATTACCTCAGCTAA